From the Oxalobacter vibrioformis genome, the window ACGCCCGTCGTGGATGATATTTCCCTTGTCATTCCCGCGGGGGGTATCACGTCCCTGATCGGTCCCAATGGCGCCGGAAAATCCACCCTGCTTTCCATGATCAGCCGTATCACACCCATGACAGGCGGCACCGTGACCGTGGACGGGCTCGATGTCAGCACTACCGCCGGGGATATCCTGGCGAAAAAGCTCTCTTTCCTGCGCCAGGATAACGTGCTGTCGGTTCGCCTTACCGTGCGTGATCTGGTGACTTTCGGCCGCTATCCTTATTCAAAGGGGCGCCCGACAGAAAAAGACCGGGAATACATTGATCGCGCCATTGCCTTTTTAGCGCTCGATGACATTGCGTCACGCTTTCTGGATGAGCTTTCCGGCGGGCAGCGGCAACGGGCTTTTGTTGCCATGGTGCTCTGTCAGGATACGGATTACCTGCTCCTGGATGAGCCTTTGAACAGCCTGGATATGCGCCATGCGGTGGACATGATGAAGCTGCTTCGCCGCCTGGCTGTCGAATTCGGCAAAACCATCGTCATCGTCCTGCATGACATCAACTTTGCCTCCAGCTATTCCGACCATATCATTGCGCTCAAAAATGGCCGCGTCATCAGGCAGGGGCCGCCTGCCGACATCATGAATGCCGAAGCGCTGCGTGCCATTTATGACATGACTATCAACGTCCAGGAAATCAACGGCATACCCATTGCGATTTATTATGCGTAAGCCGGACCGGGCCAATTACCGTCTGGCGGCAACAAAGCCGGTGGCAGCAAAAACAATGGCTTTTTTAAATTTCCCTTTCCCGCCACAATTCTAATGATAAACATCAAAAACACGCTACAGCTATTTGTTTATTAACTATTTTTCACGATAAAAATAACACTTGATATCGAAATGACATCACATATCGTGCAGAAAAGACCTTATCAAAGAATAAGCTGAAAAAGGCCCCTTTGTTCCCGGTTTTGATTAGGAGATATCCGGATAAGATATAACTTAAGAGTCATTTCAATCAAGGTGAGACCATGAGCATCAAAGAACTTGCCGCTAAAATCCAGTTTGGCGTTGCTGCCCCCGCCTACCAGAGCAAAAGTTCAGGGACCGATTTTGAAGACATCCTCCTGAAGATACAGGAAGAGCTGAAAACCGTTGAAACCCATTACAAGGCAAACCTGCTGTCCACAGACAGCCTTTCTCCGAAAAAACAGCATCCTTCGTCAGAACAAACCGATCTGCTTGGGCTTTCCCCGCTGTTCAAGATGGATGCTGCGGAGTTTTCACTTTTGGATGATTTGCTGATGATGGCGCTGGAAGATACCCAACTGGCAAAACAAGCCAAACAGGCGACTGGAGAAGAGGCAAACAACCCTGAATTCCAGGTAAGCGAAAGATACAGGATGGACCTGTCAAAAATAGGCGGGTTGCTGACAAAGCTGGCTTGATGGCACAAGCCGGCAGAACGGAGAAAAACAATGAAACGCAATGTCCCTTCTTTTAGAGAGGATGCTTCCTCCCCGCCTGATCCGGGTAAAAGTACCGTCAATGCCGTTTTTGAAAAAATCATGGAGGGGCAGCCCTGTTGCCCCCTGCCTGCCGGGATCATAAACGGCGATGCGGCGGATCTTTCCTTGCTGCGAAAGGTGCGGCACCAGCACCGGAGAATTATTTCAGCTTCTCCTGTGATGCCGGATCAGATGGTCAGAAATGCATTGGAAAAAGTCCGTCAGACATCAAGGGACAGCCTGGAAAAGACATGATGACATTTTGTCATGCCGATGGGCTTATGCCCCTTTACAATCAATGTCTGGGAAGACAGGGAATTTTATGAGGCAGTCAAAGCCACGGGCCGCAAAAAGCGCCTGATGGTTGCCCTGTGGACTGAAGCCTGCCTGACCTTCCCCACCCTGAAGGCCCTTGATCGTGCGAATCCGTTGTTCCAAATCCGGGTCCGGCTGTGACCCGGCAGAGGAAAAAACCGGCAGCGCCAGCAAAAGAAATGCCATCAGCCTGACAGGACTGAAGCGGAAAAATGAAGAAATCCTGCGCATGGTTTTACTCCTTAACACCCTGAGGTAACCGGGCATCCCACCAGCCGAGCCGCGCGCCGAGTTTGCGGACGGTGGATTGTAATAAAAGGCGCCGAAATGGCTTCATCATTGCCTCTGGGCTTCTTATGCTGCCGCAGGCTGATCACTTACTGCAGGTTGATCTGTTACCGCGGGCTGGTTTTTCTCTTTCTCTTTTTCCAGGAAATCGTGGATATGTTCGTAATGCTCATCCACCAGTCTCGTCGGCTCGGCCCCGCCGACCAGCACCTCGGGCAGCCGTGCCAGGCTTTCCCGGATAGCCTGGCCTTCGCCTGCCTCGCAGGCCCCGGAGGTTTCACAATATGCCGCAAACACCTTTACCTCATTGAGGAGGGTTTCCGGGCGGTGGCTCATCCAGGGGGTATTGCTGCCCAGCCCGTCCCCACCGGCCAGAAGGTCATCCGCAATGACAATAATCCGGTCGATAATGGCGCACATCCGGTCAAGGTAAGGCTGCCCTTTTGCCTTGTCTTTCTGGTATTCGGCAAAAAGGGTGGAAAAATCCCGCCCGACTTCCGACCCGAGCTGCATGTATTCTGTCAGCTTTCCCTGTCCCTGCAAGGCATGCATCCTGAGACGGAGCGCCTGATCCTTCTTGAAGTCCAGTGTTTCTTCCGTGCACGGCGCCTGGGCCATTGCCGGAAGACCCAGCGCCAGCATGAGAACAAATACCAGATGTTTTCCCATTTCCGATCCCTTTCCTGCTGATGAGACAAGACACTTATCCTGTTACCTTAAACCATCAGAAGCAAAAGTGCCAGCCTGAAAAAACGCCTTTATCTCAGCGAAAAAACAATAGGCATGCTTATCCGTGCGGGCACCGGGGGCGCAGGAAAAGGGCTGGCGCGCTGGATGGCTTTCAGCGCCGCCTCATCCAGTAATTCATGGCCGCTGCTGGTTTTGATCCGCAGTGCGTCAATATGGCCATCTTTTTTGATAACAAACTGGCAGGTAACGGTTCCCGTTATGCCAACACGCCTTGCCTGGGAGGGATAGGCCAAGTGTTTTCTGATATGCAGCAGGATATAACTGTAGTTATGCCGGACGTAGCTCCGGGCCAGGCCTTCCCCCTCTTCGGAGCCGCTGCCAGTACGGTTCCCCTGCCCCATTCCTGCTTCGGGATTGCCGCCATTACTGTCTTTTCCCTCATCTGCCCCCTGTGCCGGTGTCCCTGCTTTTTCTGTCTCTCCCTCGCCCGCCGATGTGACGGGTGTGTTATCTGGAGACGGGCGCGCGGATAGGGCTGATGCGGTTTTCACGCCGGATTCAGCCCGGGGTTTTCCTTCGGGACGTCGGCTGTTATTTCGGGTATTCTTTCTGGTTTCAAGCCCTTGGGTTTCCGGCATATCGCCGGACGTGATTTCCGGGTCACCCCCCGCATCGGGTGGCCCCCAGGCAACCGTTGAGAAATCCACCACAAGCATCTCCCTGGAAGGTGGCGCGCCATCGGTCATCAGCACGAAAACTGCGGCAATAACCACCAGATGCACCGTCAGTGACGCGATGGCGCCTTTGAGATAGCGGTTCATTTTTCCGTCTGGACGCTGATCCGGTTAAATCCCTGTTTTTTGAGAAGATCCACCATCGTGACAAAGGGCTGGATAGGCAACTCCCTGTCCGCGCTGATCAGGATATTTTTATCCCGGCTTTCTTCCGAAAGGCGCGACACCAGCTGTGCCTCATCGATTTTTCTTTCATCCAGGTAAACCGAGCCGTCTTTCGCCATTTCCAGATGGAGCGCGGCCTGGGTCGTGTTTTGTCCGGATTCGGCTGTGGGCAGGTTCACATGAATCACGCCCCTCACCATGAAGTTTGCTGTTACCAGCACAATGACGATCAGTACCAGCATGACGTCCACCAGCGGGACGACATTGATTTCCGCAAAGTTATCCCTCATGGCTGATATCCCATTCCAGCAGAATATTCCGCGCTTTTCTGGCAAGGAAGTTATACAGGACAACCGCAACAATGGCGACAACCAGCCCGATTGCCGTGGCCTTCAAAGCCAGCGCCAGCCCCAGCATGATGATCGATGTCTCGATACTGGATGTTGCCCCAATGTTGTAGAAAGTGAGCATGATCCCCAGCACCGTTCCCAAAAGCCCGATATAAGGCGCATTGCTGGCAACCGTGCCGATAAAGTGAATGTTTTTTGCCAGTTGCAGTTCCAGCCGGTTGCGCGAGGCATAGGCGACAGGATCGACCCGCCGATAAAACAGGTAACGTTCCACAGCCAGCGCCACCACAACCAGGGAAAGCAGAAAAAGCACCCCGATAACCCCATAATCAATCAGATCAGCCAGCCATTCCATCGTATTTTCCGTAAGTAGTGATAATTTGTTGTAAAAGCGAAGGCTTCAAGCCATACAGTGAGGAAATTTCAGAAGGCGTGACGATTTCCCCGACAGGGCCGTCTGCAATAATGCGTCCTTCATTCATCAGGATGGCGCGCCCGCCGAGAAACAGCGCATGCTCCGGGTGATGCGTTGTCAGCATGAATGCCATACCCTTTTCCTTCGTGCTGGCGGCTGATAATGAGTGGATGGTTTCCAGCAGATAAAACTGGTTGCCATAGTCCAGCCCGGTAACCGGCTCATCCATGATGAAATACGTTCCGCCCTGCGCCAGTGCCCTGGCAATCAGTACCAGTTGGCGCTCGCCCCCGGAAAGTTCCAGGTATGAACGCTGCGCAAATTTTTCGATACGGACTTTTTTCAGCGCATCATGGGCGGCGTCATAATCGCTTTGGGCGTACTTAAACCAGGAAGCGCCTGAAACTCGCGACATCAGCACCATATCCAGCACGCTGTAGTTGAAAACCCCGTGATGCTGCTGGGGCACATAACTGAGCATCCGGGCCAGCTCGGCATGGCGCATAAGGGCAATGTCTTTTCTGTCAATACACACACGGCCTGTTTTTACCGGCAAAAGCCCCAGTATGATTTTCAGCAGGGTGGATTTCCCGCTGCCATTGGGCCCCAGGATATTCACGATCTCCCCCGGTTTGACCGACAGCGAGATATCCTCCAGCGCCGGTGTGTTTTTCCCATAGGAAAATGACAGATTACTTATCTCGATCATTGCCAGCTCCTGCGATTCATGTAAAGCGACACGACAAACACCGGCAGGCTGACCAGCGAGGTATAGACCCCGATGGGTAATTCAGCAGTAAATACCGTCCGGGCAATGCTGTCGGTGACCAGCAGGAATATTGCCCCGGCCATGGCAGAGGCTGGAAGCAGTATACGGTTGTCCGGCCCGGTCAGAAAACGCATGATGTGGGGAATCACCAGCCCCACCCAGCCAACAATGCCCACCAGCACAACGGTAAAGGCACTCAGCAATGTCGCACACAGGATAATACGCAGCCTTGCCGCCCTGACGGCAACGCCCATCGAGAGGGCTTCCTCATCTCCCATGCTGAGCACATTCGTGACCTTGCCCTGTGTACACAGGTACCCGGTCAACAGCAGCATGGGAATGCCGACCCATAAAATGGTATGGGCTTCCACACGGGCAAACGAGCCCATCAGCCAGTAAGTAAGCTCCGGCAGTTGCTTTTCCGGGTCCGCCAGAAATTTCATGAGGGCGGTAAGCGAAGTAAAAAAGGAGGCGCTGATAATACCGCCCAGCAGGAGGATCAAAATCGACCGCCAGCGAAAAAAAGCCGAAAAGAAAAGCGCAAATCCGACCGCGACGCAGGCAAAAAGAAAGGCCAGGATCTGGGTGGCCATCCAGGAATCGTGAAAAAACACCATCCCGATACCAGCACCGAAAGAAGCCCCTGCCAATACCCCTAAAATACCGGGAGAAACCAGCGGGTTCATGAACATGGACTGGTAGGCTCCACCCGAAATCGCCAGGGCAGCTCCCACCAGCAGGGCAGCGGCGATCCGCGGCAGCCGGACATAGATGAGCGCAATATACTGGTTTTCCTGCAGGGCAGTCAGGGATTCCCCCCGCACAAGCGCATAAAACAATTCCACCGCATGGGCAGGTGTCAGCTCACTGAAACGCCCGATGAAAAGGACGGTCAGCGCTGTGAGCGCCATCAGGAAAAAAGAAGCGGCAGGGCCAATCGTCTCATTGCTTCAGGATAGTTTTTATCTGTTCCCCGGACAAATCCAGGCGGAAGAAAAGCCGGAGAAAACGGTCTGTCTCCTCCGGCAGGTCAATCGGGCATAAATCCGGGTGCAGCTTGACGGCCAGCCACTGAATGCCGATAAAGCGCATGAAAGACGCCGGCCTGTCCAGCC encodes:
- a CDS encoding iron ABC transporter ATP-binding protein; its protein translation is MIELSHVSKVYGETPVVDDISLVIPAGGITSLIGPNGAGKSTLLSMISRITPMTGGTVTVDGLDVSTTAGDILAKKLSFLRQDNVLSVRLTVRDLVTFGRYPYSKGRPTEKDREYIDRAIAFLALDDIASRFLDELSGGQRQRAFVAMVLCQDTDYLLLDEPLNSLDMRHAVDMMKLLRRLAVEFGKTIVIVLHDINFASSYSDHIIALKNGRVIRQGPPADIMNAEALRAIYDMTINVQEINGIPIAIYYA
- a CDS encoding TonB family protein, which produces MNRYLKGAIASLTVHLVVIAAVFVLMTDGAPPSREMLVVDFSTVAWGPPDAGGDPEITSGDMPETQGLETRKNTRNNSRRPEGKPRAESGVKTASALSARPSPDNTPVTSAGEGETEKAGTPAQGADEGKDSNGGNPEAGMGQGNRTGSGSEEGEGLARSYVRHNYSYILLHIRKHLAYPSQARRVGITGTVTCQFVIKKDGHIDALRIKTSSGHELLDEAALKAIQRASPFPAPPVPARISMPIVFSLR
- a CDS encoding ExbD/TolR family protein, with translation MRDNFAEINVVPLVDVMLVLIVIVLVTANFMVRGVIHVNLPTAESGQNTTQAALHLEMAKDGSVYLDERKIDEAQLVSRLSEESRDKNILISADRELPIQPFVTMVDLLKKQGFNRISVQTEK
- the exbB gene encoding TonB-system energizer ExbB: MEWLADLIDYGVIGVLFLLSLVVVALAVERYLFYRRVDPVAYASRNRLELQLAKNIHFIGTVASNAPYIGLLGTVLGIMLTFYNIGATSSIETSIIMLGLALALKATAIGLVVAIVAVVLYNFLARKARNILLEWDISHEG
- a CDS encoding ABC transporter ATP-binding protein; its protein translation is MIEISNLSFSYGKNTPALEDISLSVKPGEIVNILGPNGSGKSTLLKIILGLLPVKTGRVCIDRKDIALMRHAELARMLSYVPQQHHGVFNYSVLDMVLMSRVSGASWFKYAQSDYDAAHDALKKVRIEKFAQRSYLELSGGERQLVLIARALAQGGTYFIMDEPVTGLDYGNQFYLLETIHSLSAASTKEKGMAFMLTTHHPEHALFLGGRAILMNEGRIIADGPVGEIVTPSEISSLYGLKPSLLQQIITTYGKYDGMAG
- a CDS encoding FecCD family ABC transporter permease codes for the protein MALTALTVLFIGRFSELTPAHAVELFYALVRGESLTALQENQYIALIYVRLPRIAAALLVGAALAISGGAYQSMFMNPLVSPGILGVLAGASFGAGIGMVFFHDSWMATQILAFLFACVAVGFALFFSAFFRWRSILILLLGGIISASFFTSLTALMKFLADPEKQLPELTYWLMGSFARVEAHTILWVGIPMLLLTGYLCTQGKVTNVLSMGDEEALSMGVAVRAARLRIILCATLLSAFTVVLVGIVGWVGLVIPHIMRFLTGPDNRILLPASAMAGAIFLLVTDSIARTVFTAELPIGVYTSLVSLPVFVVSLYMNRRSWQ